From Diceros bicornis minor isolate mBicDic1 chromosome 17, mDicBic1.mat.cur, whole genome shotgun sequence, the proteins below share one genomic window:
- the GLI1 gene encoding zinc finger protein GLI1, giving the protein MFNSMTPPPVSSYGEPCCLRPLPSQGAPSMGTEGLSGLPFCHQANLMSGPHSYGPTRETNSCTEAPLFPPPRSAVKLTKKRALSISPLSDASLDLQTVIRTSPSSLVAFINSRCASPGGSYGHLSIGTMSPSLGFPPQMNHQKGTSPSFGVQPCGPHDPTHGGMMPHPQSRGPLPMCQLKSELDSLVSKCPEEALEGDMSSPNSTGTQDPLLGMLDGREDLEREEKPEPESVYETDCRWDGCSQEFDSQEQLVHHINSEHIHGERKEFVCHWGGCSRELRPFKAQYMLVVHMRRHTGEKPHKCTFEGCRKSYSRLENLKTHLRSHTGEKPYMCEHEGCSKAFSNASDRAKHQNRTHSNEKPYVCKLPGCTKRYTDPSSLRKHVKTVHGPDAHVTKRHRGDGPLARPPSLSTVEPKRERDGGPIREESRLAVPEGAMKPQPSPGAQSSCSSDHSPAGSAANTDSGVEMTGNAGGSTEDLSSLDEGPCIAGTGLSTLRRLENLRLDQLHQLRPIGPRGIKLPSLTHTGSPVSRRLGPPVSLDRRSSSSSSISSAYTVSRRSSLASPFPPGSPPENGASSLPGLTPAQHYLLRARYASARGGGTPPTAAPSLDRMGGLPAPPWRSRAEYPGYNPNVGVTRRASDPARAADRPAPARVQRFKSLGCVHTPPTVAGGGRNFDPQLSTSVYSPQPPSITENVTMDTRGLREEPEVGTSMMGSGLNPYMDFPPADTLGYEGPDGAATEPYGARGPGSLPLGPGPPTNYSPNPCPQQVSYPDPTPETWGEFPSHTGLYPGPKPPVGAYSQCPRLEHYGQVQVKPEQGCPVGSDSTGLAPCLNAHPNEGPPRPQPLFSHYPQPPPPQYPQAGPYPQPPPDYLPSESRPGLDFDSPAHSTGQLKAQLVCNYVQSQQELLWESGGRGDPPVQESLYQSPKFLGGSQLSPSPAKAPVATYGPGFAPNLPHHKSGSYPTPSPCHENFAVGSNKSSHRAAAPPRLLPPLPTCYGPLKMGGTNPSCGHPEVGRLGGGPALYPPPEGQVCNPLDSLDLNNTQLDFVAILDEAQGLSPPLSHDQGDSSEHTPPPSGPPNMAVGNMSVLLGSLPGETQFLNSSA; this is encoded by the exons TCTGGTCTGCCCTTCTGCCACCAGGCCAACCTCATGTCCGGCCCCCACAGTTATGGGCCAACCAGAGAGACCAACAGCTGCACCGAGG ccccactctttcctcctccccgGAGTGCAGTCAAGTTGACAAAGAAGCGGGCACTCTCCATCTCACCTCTGTCGGACGCCAGCCTGGACCTGCAGACAGTTATCCGCACCTCGCCCAGCTCCCTCGTGGCCTTTATCAACTCACGCTGTGCATCTCCGGGAGGCTCCTACGGTCACCTCTCCATTGGCACCATGAG cccgtcTCTGGGATTCCCACCCCAGATGAATCACCAAAAAGGGACCTCGCCTTCCTTCGGGGTCCAGCCCTGCGGTCCCCATGACCCCACCCACGGGGGGATGATGCCACATCCTCAGTCCCGGGGACCCCTCCCAATGTGCCAG CTGAAGTCTGAGCTGGACAGCCTGGTTAGCAAGTGCCCCGAGGAGGCCTTGGAAGGTGATATGTCCAGCCCCAACTCCACAGGCACACAG GATCCCCTGCTGGGGATGCTGGATGGGCGGGAggacctggagagagaggagaagcctGAGCCTGAATCCGTGTATGAGACTGATTGCCGCTGGGACGGCTGCAGCCAGGAATTTGACTCCCAGGAGCAGCTAGTGCAC CACATCAACAGCGAGCACATCCATGGGGAGCGGAAGGAGTTCGTGTGCCACTGGGGGGGCTGCTCCAGGGAGCTGAGGCCCTTCAAAGCCCAGTACATGCTGGTGGTCCACATGCGCAGACACACGGGCGAGAAGCCACACAAGTGCACG TTTGAGGGGTGCCGGAAGTCATACTCACGCCTCGAAAATCTGAAGACGCACCTGCGGTCCCACACGGGTGAGAAGCCATACATGTGTGAGCACGAGGGCTGCAGCAAGGCCTTCAGCAACGCCAGCGATCGAGCCAAGCACCAGAATCGGACCCACTCCAATGAG AAGCCATACGTGTGTAAGCTCCCTGGCTGCACCAAACGCTACACAGACCCCAGCTCGCTCCGAAAACACGTCAAGACGGTGCATGGTCCAGACGCCCACGTGACCAAGCGGCACCGAGGGGACGGCCCCCTGGCCCGGCCACCGTCCCTTTCCACAGTGGAGCCCAAGAGGGAGCGAGATGGAGGCCCCATCAGGGAGGAGAGCAGACTGGCCGTGCCAGAGGGGGCCATG AAGCCACAGCCAAGCCCTGGGGCCCAGTCATCCTGCAGCAGTGACCACTCCCCAGCAGGCAGCGCAGCCAATACAGACAGCGGTGTGGAAATGACTGGAAATGCAGGGGGCAGCACTGAGGACCTGTCCAGCTTGGATGAGGGGCCTTGCATTGCTGGCACTGGTCTGTCCACTCTTCGCCGCCTTGAGAACCTCAGGCTGGACCAGCTACATCAACTCCGGCCAATAGGGCCCCGGGGCATCAAACTGCCCAGCTTGACCCACACGG GCAGCCCTGTGTCCCGCCGTCTGGGCCCCCCAGTTTCCCTTGACCGCCGCAGCAGCAGCTCCAGCAGCATCAGCTCGGCCTATACTGTCAGCCGCCGCTCCTCCCTGGCCTCCCCTTTCCCCCCAGGCTCCCCACCAGAGAATGGGGCATCCTCTCTGCCTGGCCTCACGCCTGCCCAGCACTACCTGCTCCGGGCAAGATACGCTTCAGCCAGGGGAGGTGGTACCCCACCCACCGCAGCACCCAGCCTGGATCGGATGGGGGGTCTTCCTGCACCTCCCTGGAGAAGCCGAGCTGAGTATCCAGGATACAATCCCAATGTAGGGGTCACCCGGAGGGCCAGTGACCCAGCCCGGGCTGCTGACCGCCCTGCCCCAGCCAGAGTCCAGCGGTTCAAGAGCTTGGGCTGTGTCCACACACCCCCTACTGTGGCAGGGGGAGGACGGAACTTTGATCCCCAGCTCTCAACCTCTGTCTACTCACCACAGCCCCCCAGCATCACTGAGAATGTCACCATGGATACCAGAGGGCTACGGGAGGAACCAGAGGTTGGGACCTCCATGATGGGCAGTGGTCTGAATCCCTATATGGACTTCCCACCTGCTGATACTCTGGGATACGAGGGACCTGATGGGGCAGCGACTGAGCCTTATGGAGCTAGGGGTCCAGGCTCCCTGCCTCTTGGGCCTGGTCCACCCACCAACTACAGCCCCAATCCCTGTCCCCAGCAGGTCTCCTATCCTGACCCCACTCCAGAAACATGGGGTGAGTTTCCTTCCCACACTGGGCTGTACCCAGGCCCCAAGCCTCCAGTTGGAGCCTACAGCCAGTGTCCTCGTCTTGAACATTATGGACAAGTGCAGGTCAAGCCAGAACAGGGGTGTCCAGTGGGTTCTGACTCCACAGGACTGGCACCCTGCCTCAATGCCCACCCCAACGAGGGGCCTCCACGCCCACAGCCTCTGTTCTCTCACTAcccccagcctccccctccccagtaTCCCCAGGCAGGCCCCTATCCCCAGCCACCCCCTGATTATCTTCCTTCAGAATCCAGGCCTGGCCTGGATTTTGATTCCCCCGCTCATTCCACAGGACAGCTCAAGGCTCAGCTTGTGTGTAATTATGTCCAGTCTCAACAGGAGCTGCTGTGGGagagtgggggcaggggagaTCCCCCAGTCCAGGAATCTCTCTACCAGAGTCCCAAGTTTCTGGGGGGTTCTCAGCTTAGTCCGAGCCCTGCCAAGGCCCCAGTGGCCACCTATGGACCTGGCTTTGCACCTAACTTGCCCCATCACAAGTCAGGCTCCTATCCCACCCCTTCACCATGCCATGAAAATTTTGCAGTGGGGTCAAACAAGTCTTCCCATCGGGCAGCAGCACCACCCCGACTTCTGCCCCCACTGCCCACTTGCTATGGGCCCCTCAAGATGGGGGGCACCAACCCTAGCTGTGGCCATCCTGAGGTGGGCAGGTTGGGAGGGGGTCCTGCCTTGTACCCTCCTCCTGAAGGGCAGGTGTGTAACCCTCTGGACTCTCTTGATCTTAACAACACTCAGCTGGACTTTGTGGCTATTCTGGATGAGGCCCAGGGCCTGAGTCCTCCCCTTTCCCATGACCAGGGGGACAGCTCTGAACACACCCCACCTCCCTCTGGGCCCCCCAACATGGCTGTGGGCAACATGAGTGTCTTACTGGGATCCCTGCCAGGGGAGACACAATTCCTCAACTCTAGTGCCTAA